A single region of the Marinitoga litoralis genome encodes:
- the rplQ gene encoding 50S ribosomal protein L17, translated as MRHRVKINKLSRYASHRKALLKNLAREVFEHGSIITTTAKAKTVRPLVEKILTKAIEANKTDNKDRSVALRRQINRYFNDRKFTNKVVDEVAKVYVEKNRTSGYTRILKIGYRRGDAAELSLLQLVETAEKKEEE; from the coding sequence ATGAGACATAGAGTAAAGATAAATAAATTAAGCAGATATGCTTCACATAGGAAAGCATTATTAAAAAACTTAGCTAGAGAAGTTTTTGAACATGGAAGTATTATAACAACTACAGCAAAGGCTAAAACAGTAAGACCATTAGTAGAAAAAATATTAACAAAAGCTATTGAAGCAAATAAAACAGATAACAAAGATAGAAGCGTTGCTTTAAGAAGACAAATAAATAGATATTTCAATGACAGAAAATTTACAAATAAAGTTGTTGATGAAGTAGCAAAAGTATATGTAGAAAAAAATAGAACAAGCGGTTATACAAGAATATTAAAGATAGGATATAGAAGAGGAGACGCTGCAGAATTATCATTATTACAAT